GTTATGTAACAGGCATCGCCTACGTGAGCAATGTAACGCAAATTACGGTGGATGTGCCTGGTGGTGCAGATCGATTGCAACTAAAAGTGTTCAAAACCATGGCTGAGAATTCAATCAGCGTTGATTTTATTAATGTTACCCCCTCGGGAGTTGTCTATACGGTTTTTGACAGTGATTCCGAGAAAGCAATACAGGTATTGCAGGAGATAGGTCTCAAGCCACAAAGCCTGTCCGGTTGTGCCAAAGTGTCCGTCATTGGCGGAGGCATTAATGGTGTACCTGGAATCATGGCTCGAATCGTGGAGTCCTTGACACTGGCAGACATTCAGATCCTGCAATCGGCAGATTCGAATACAACGATCTGGGTGCTCGTAAAAAAAGAAGATATGGTTCAGGCCCTGAGGGCACTTCACGCCTCATTCGAACTTCATTTGTAAATAACTGAAGTTAGGGGAGCCAAACCTGTTTTGAAGGAGGAATCGAATTGGACTTTGGAAGATTGATTACAGCAATGGTCACTCCGTTCAATGAACAAGGAGAGATTCATTGGGAGGAAACGGCACGTCTAATCGACTATCTGATTATAGATCAAAAGTCGGAGACGCTTGTGGTTTCTGGAACAACAGGGGAGTCTCCAACACTTAGTGATACTGAGAAAGTTCAATTATTCGAATTTGCAGTGAAACATGCGGCCGGTCGGTGCAAAATTATAGCCGGAACGGGAAGCAATAACACGGCACATTCCATCCATTTGACACAGGAAGCTGAACGTGCCGGAGTGGATGGCATGTTGTTGGTTGTTCCGTATTACAACAAACCTAGCCAAGAAGGTTTGTTCAAACATTTTGAAGCGATTGCAGGCTCCACCAAGCTGCCAATTATGCTCTACAACGTGCCTGGGCGTACAGTAACCAGCCTGTCAGCAGAGACAACGCTTCGTCTTGCACAGATTCCTAACATCGTCGCTACGAAGGAATGTGCGTCTATGGAGCAGGTTACGCTGATTGCAGCAAGTGCTCCAGAACATTTCAGAGTTTATTCCGGTGATGATGCTTCAGGCTTACCAGCGATTGCAGTTGGCGCACATGGAATTGTCAGTGTGGCCAGTCATGTTGTAGGGGCAGAGATGAAGAAAATGATTGATTTGTTCTATGGTGGATCACCTCTTCAGGCTGCTCAGATTCATCAGCAGCTGTTCCCGGTGTTCAAAGGCCTGTTTGATTGTCCACAGCCTCTACCGAACCCGGTAGCGGTGAAATATGCGCTGACATTGCGTGGTTTGAACGTTGGCTCCGTACGATTGCCCCTTATTCCGCCAACGGAAGAGGAGCAGGTTTATATCAAAGGTTTGCTTAATTTGTAATCATTTTGGTTGTATATGGACTATTTTATTAATCATGGGAATATCCTTCAGATCAGCAAAAGAACCGCTCCTCTTCGTAGAGGCTGCGGTTCTTTTTTTTACGAGTAATGTGAGGTTTCTTTTCCACTGCTAAGGGGAAACCTACAGGTTAACGAGAGAGTGACTTGTTTTTTTTGTTTTTAATCATGTATAATGATGTCAAGTGACTGGGTGCGGTATTTTTTTGAAATTGAAAGCGACATCGTTTCGTGGTGTAGCTTTGCGGTGAAAAAGGAAGGAACGGCTAAGAGGGAATTTCAACTCCAACTTGTTGGTCAAAGGGAATAACTTCGAAGAACTTCTTCCAAATATCGTGAATAAAGGTGTTCTTTTGCATTCATCCCGATAGGTGGGTATGTGATGTATGGACTACTTTTCTTAACTTACAATAAATAATAAGGTACGACGTCCAACTACCATAGGAGGTTTAGATTCATTTGTCTAAGAAAAATAATAACGATAAACTGATGATTTTTGCTTTGGGCGGCGTAGGCGAGATTGGTAAAAACATGTACGTCATCCAATACGCCAACGACATTGTAGTCGTAGATGCTGGTCTTAAATTCCCGGAAGAAGATATGCTTGGTATTGATATTGTCATCCCTGACATTTCTTACCTGACTGAGAACCGTGACAAAGTAAGAGGAATCATTCTTACTCACGGACATGAGGATCACATTGGTGGTCTGCCATATGTTCTCAAACATCTGAATGTTCCTGTATACGGAACAAGACTTACGCTTGGACTTGTAGAAAACAAGTTGAAAGAAGCGAATTTGCTGGGTGATACAAAACGTATTCTGATTGATGCTGATTCCGAGATCCAACTTGGATCTGTTCTGAAAGCATCGTTCTTCGCTACTAACCATAGTATTCCGGATTCTGTTGGTGTATGTGTCGAAACACCGGAAGGTGCAGTTGTTCACACAGGTGACTTCAAATTCGACCATACTCCAGTCAATGGTCAATATGCAGATCTTCAGCGTATGGCACAGATCGGAACAAATGGCGTGTTAGCGCTGTTGTCCGATAGTACGAACGCTGAGAAACCTGGATTCACACCATCGGAGAAAAATGTGGGTATCGTTCTGGAAGATATCTTCCGTAAAGCAAGTCAACGTGTTGTTGTAGCGACATTTGCTTCCAACGTACACCGTATCCAACAGGTGATCAATGCAGCAGAAGTGACTGGACGTAAAGTTGCAGTTATCGGACGCAGCATGGTGAATGTGGTTGGTATTGCTTCAGAACTGGGTTATCTTGAGATTCCGGATGGCATGATCATTGAACCTGAAGAAGTAGGCAAGATGGCAGCTGATCGTGTCGTGATTCTCTGCACAGGAAGTCAAGGAGAGCCAATGTCAGCACTGACACGTATGGCTCGTTCCACACACCGTAAAGTGGACATCCTGCCAGGTGACACCGTCATTATCGCAGCAACTCCGGTTCCAGGTAATGAAAAATATGTAGGCCGTACGATTGATGAACTGTTCCGTCTGGGCGCTAACGTGCATTACAGCGGCGCTAACAGTGGCGTTCACGTATCTGGTCACGGTAGCCAGGAAGAGCTGAAACTGATGCTCAACCTGATGAAACCGAAATTCTTCTTGCCAATTCACGGTGAATTCCGTATGCAGCGTCGCCACGCGGTTCTTGCTGAATCTGTAGGGGTAGAACCTGAGAACATCTTCATCACGGATATCGGTGAAGTGATTGAAATTCAAGGTGGAGCAGCACGTAGAGCAGGTAAAGTTACTGCAGGTAATGTGTTGATTGATGGCTTGGGTGTAGGCGATGTGGGTAACATTGTACTTCGTGACCGCAAATTGTTGTCACAAGATGGTATCCTTGTTGTTGTGGTAACACTGAGCAAACAGGATGGAAAAATTGTTTCCGGTCCTGACATCATCTCTCGCGGATTTGTGTATGTACGTGAATCGGAAGGACTACTGGATGAGGCTAACCGGATCGTTAGCAGCACATTGCAGAAGTTGATGAGTGAGAACGTTAACGAGTGGGCTTCACTCAAAACAAATGTTAAAGATGCACTGGGACGCTTCCTGTATGAGCAAACTCGTCGTAGACCGATGATTTTGCCAATCATTATGGAAGTTTAAAATAAGCTAAACAAAAACATATATTCAGGCACACAGTCGCCCCTTCTCTACGAGTAATATTGGACGGTTCCTCGTAGAGAAGGGGCTTTTTTTGCGTTTTCAGGAAGATCTGCAATAGCGTCAATATGTGAAGCAATTTGATGCAGCGGGTATAAGGCGGTTGGAAAAATCCCCATACTAAGGAAATACATTAAATGTTTCTGGAGAAGGGGATTATTGAAATGAATGAACGTATGAATGGCAAGCAGGCATCAAAATCCAATCAACCGGAAGTTGAAGCACCGGAGATTCCGGTTCAGGAGGACAAGGCCATCTCACCCGTGACAGAGACTATTCAGCAATTTGGGCAGACACAGTCGCCGGCAGGTGAGTCGAATATTTTCTGTATGACCATTATTGGACAGGTCGAAGGGCATTTGATTTTGCCGCCACAAAATAAAACAACAAAGTATGAGCATATCATTCCACAGCTGGTGGCCGCAGAACAGAATCAGCGTATTGAAGGTATTCTGATCATTTTGAACACGGTAGGTGGAGATGTAGAGGCGGGTCTAGCCATTGCAGAGATGATTGCTTCTCTGAGCAAACCTACGGTGACTGTGGTCATTGGAGGCGGGCATAGCATTGGAGTACCGATTGCTGTAGCTTCAACATATTCCCTGATTGCCGGAAGTGCAACGATGACGATCCATCCAATTCGGATGAACGGCCTTGTCATTGGTGTACCTCAAACGTTTGAGTATATGGAGAAAATGCAGGAACGAGTTGTTCGGTTCGTGACTTCTCATTCGAATATCTCTGAAGAGATGTTCAAAGAACTAATGTTTAAGACTGGTGAGTTGAATCGGGATATTGGTACAGCTGTAGGAAGCGCAGATGCAGTGAAACATGGATTAATGGATGCAGTGGGCGGGATTGGACAGGCTATTGCTCAGTTAAATCAGCTCATAGGAGACAAGAGACAGATTCTGCAGGCGGGAGGTTATACCCAATGACATTATATACCGTGATGCCCCCGGAACAACTCTGGTCGGGAATGTGGAAAGAGGGCGAAGATACAAAGGAGATCAAGATGAATGGTTTATTGATGCAGGTGAGACCTGTTAATGACAATGAAGCTGTTATTGTACGTTTGCTGGATTGTCCACTTGAAGCCTATCTCAATCCTGCTAATATGCCCGGTTCGACCATTCCGCTTTCGGGTAACTTGGGATCAGCATAACGCGACGAATTCAGACAAATTGAGCAGAAAAAGAACATATGTACGGAATATATTTGTATGGTATAATATTCTTCTGGGGGTGACCTGATTTTGGCCAGAAGAAAAAAGAGGAAAAAAAAGGGCGCTGGTTTTAGTGGCGTTTTAAAATATGAAATTTACGGGATTGTGCTTATTACCCTTGCTGTCATAGCATTATCGGGTGAAGCCACCGTTGGGCGTTCGCTTTCCAAGATGTTCGGACTGATGCTTGGTAAGTTTTATTTTGCGATTCCACTTGTTGGTATTTATTATGGTCTCATGGTGATGATTCACCGGAAATGGCCTAGTGGCTGGACCACACGCAAAACAGGACTGGTATTGCTGGTCTTTGCCTTAACCCTGATGAGCACCGTCTCTGCAATGCACCAGAAGCTCATTCCGGTAGGTGCGCTTGAGCCTGGAGCTGTGATTACACAGGTACATAATGATATGCAAACCGAGTTGCTAACCCCTGCTACGCCAGGCGAGAGGGACTCCATGCTTAACAAGGACATCAGCGGTGGTTATCTTGGAGCTGGACAATTTGTTCTTTTCCTGTGGCTGTTTGGTAGCCTTGGGGCAAGGCTTATCATGATCGTGATGTTTGTCATCAGTTTTATGCTGATTACGAATCTCTCTTATGTAGATCTGATTCGAATATTCAGAACCAAGGTCTGGGATGCCGGAAGTACAATGTACAAGAAGTTGGAGTCCAGAACTGCTACGCGCTCTGCTTCAGTTGCTGATGACAGGAAAAAGGCGAATGCTCGTAAAGTGCTACCTGTTCCTGTTGAAGATGACGAAGACGAGTATGAGGATGACTTAGAGGAACAGCATCTGCCAAAACGAAACTCGCCCATATTCTTCCAACTTTTTGGAAAATGGGGAGCTAAACGGGAACAGGCGACATCAGGACGTGAAATGGATGAGGTCGATTCGGCAGAAACAGAACAGATTGTGTACCGCGCCGAACAAGATCACAATCTAGAGGCGTGGCAGGATACAACCGAAGACGTAACTAACAAATTAGCTTCATCACGTGTTCCTGTTCAGGCTAAACCTAACTCAGCGCCGATCATTCGAGACTTTTTCGAGCACGTCAGAACAGAAGAGGCAAGCATTGAAGATGATCTGGACGATGCTTATCCTTTCCCGGATAATCTGGCCGATCCAAACGTAGTACAACAGGGCGAGCATGCCATTAAAATAACGGATGAACTGGTAGAGACGGAGTGGTCTGCATCCGATGCGGGTACAAACGGGATGAATGCTGTGGATGAGATTCAGAGTGGAGAAGAAGTACCTAATGATGTAATGCAGGGAACAGATACTCCAACTCCTGAAGGGCAGGACACACAACCGGTGAAACCACCACCGCCACCTCCTAAGCCGTACAAGCTGCCATCTTTCCGTCTACTTGCCAAGCCAAACAATGGGGGCAAGGCGGGTGACCAGAAGGATTATATGCAAACAGCACGTAAGTTGGAAGCCACACTGGAAAGCTTCGGTGTTCGTGCCAAAGTACTTGAAGTGGTTCGGGGTCCTGCCGTTACAAGATATGAAATTCAACCTGACATTGGCGTCAAGGTCAGCAGAATTGTCAGCCTAACTGATGATATCGCGTTGGCTCTGGCGGCAAAAGATATTCGGATGGAAGCACCGATTCCCGGAAAGTCTGCGATTGGTATCGAAGTACCTAATGGTGAAGTATCGGTTGTAACGATGCGTGAAGTAATGGAGACAGCAACGTTCCAGGATGCAGAATCCAAAGTGACCATTGCATTTGGCCGAGATATCTCGGGACAGACGATTATTGGTAACTTGGCTCGTATGCCCCATTTGTTGGTTGCGGGTGCTACAGGTTCAGGTAAGTCGGTGTGTATTAACGGAATTATTACCAGCATATTGTACAAAGCCAAGCCAGATGAAGTGAAGTTCCTGATGGTCGATCCCAAGATGGTTGAGTTGAACGTATATAACGGAATTCCCCATTTGCTGGCACCGGTAGTAACTGATCCTAAGAGAGCGTCACTTGCTCTCAAAAAGATTGTGGTTGAGATGGAGAAACGATATGAACTGTTCTCCAAATCAGGCACGCGTAACGTCGAGGGTTACAATAATCTGATGAAAGATAATCCTGCGGCGGTTCTGCCTTATATCGTTGTCATTGTGGATGAGCTTGCAGATCTGATGATGGTTGCTGCCGGAGATGTGGAGGATGCTATTGCACGACTCGCTCAGATGGCTCGTGCAGCCGGAATCCATCTGATTATTGCCACACAACGTCCTTC
This Paenibacillus xylanexedens DNA region includes the following protein-coding sequences:
- the dapA gene encoding 4-hydroxy-tetrahydrodipicolinate synthase, encoding MVTPFNEQGEIHWEETARLIDYLIIDQKSETLVVSGTTGESPTLSDTEKVQLFEFAVKHAAGRCKIIAGTGSNNTAHSIHLTQEAERAGVDGMLLVVPYYNKPSQEGLFKHFEAIAGSTKLPIMLYNVPGRTVTSLSAETTLRLAQIPNIVATKECASMEQVTLIAASAPEHFRVYSGDDASGLPAIAVGAHGIVSVASHVVGAEMKKMIDLFYGGSPLQAAQIHQQLFPVFKGLFDCPQPLPNPVAVKYALTLRGLNVGSVRLPLIPPTEEEQVYIKGLLNL
- a CDS encoding ribonuclease J → MSKKNNNDKLMIFALGGVGEIGKNMYVIQYANDIVVVDAGLKFPEEDMLGIDIVIPDISYLTENRDKVRGIILTHGHEDHIGGLPYVLKHLNVPVYGTRLTLGLVENKLKEANLLGDTKRILIDADSEIQLGSVLKASFFATNHSIPDSVGVCVETPEGAVVHTGDFKFDHTPVNGQYADLQRMAQIGTNGVLALLSDSTNAEKPGFTPSEKNVGIVLEDIFRKASQRVVVATFASNVHRIQQVINAAEVTGRKVAVIGRSMVNVVGIASELGYLEIPDGMIIEPEEVGKMAADRVVILCTGSQGEPMSALTRMARSTHRKVDILPGDTVIIAATPVPGNEKYVGRTIDELFRLGANVHYSGANSGVHVSGHGSQEELKLMLNLMKPKFFLPIHGEFRMQRRHAVLAESVGVEPENIFITDIGEVIEIQGGAARRAGKVTAGNVLIDGLGVGDVGNIVLRDRKLLSQDGILVVVVTLSKQDGKIVSGPDIISRGFVYVRESEGLLDEANRIVSSTLQKLMSENVNEWASLKTNVKDALGRFLYEQTRRRPMILPIIMEV
- a CDS encoding ClpP family protease, yielding MNERMNGKQASKSNQPEVEAPEIPVQEDKAISPVTETIQQFGQTQSPAGESNIFCMTIIGQVEGHLILPPQNKTTKYEHIIPQLVAAEQNQRIEGILIILNTVGGDVEAGLAIAEMIASLSKPTVTVVIGGGHSIGVPIAVASTYSLIAGSATMTIHPIRMNGLVIGVPQTFEYMEKMQERVVRFVTSHSNISEEMFKELMFKTGELNRDIGTAVGSADAVKHGLMDAVGGIGQAIAQLNQLIGDKRQILQAGGYTQ
- a CDS encoding YlzJ-like family protein, whose product is MTLYTVMPPEQLWSGMWKEGEDTKEIKMNGLLMQVRPVNDNEAVIVRLLDCPLEAYLNPANMPGSTIPLSGNLGSA
- a CDS encoding FtsK/SpoIIIE family DNA translocase translates to MARRKKRKKKGAGFSGVLKYEIYGIVLITLAVIALSGEATVGRSLSKMFGLMLGKFYFAIPLVGIYYGLMVMIHRKWPSGWTTRKTGLVLLVFALTLMSTVSAMHQKLIPVGALEPGAVITQVHNDMQTELLTPATPGERDSMLNKDISGGYLGAGQFVLFLWLFGSLGARLIMIVMFVISFMLITNLSYVDLIRIFRTKVWDAGSTMYKKLESRTATRSASVADDRKKANARKVLPVPVEDDEDEYEDDLEEQHLPKRNSPIFFQLFGKWGAKREQATSGREMDEVDSAETEQIVYRAEQDHNLEAWQDTTEDVTNKLASSRVPVQAKPNSAPIIRDFFEHVRTEEASIEDDLDDAYPFPDNLADPNVVQQGEHAIKITDELVETEWSASDAGTNGMNAVDEIQSGEEVPNDVMQGTDTPTPEGQDTQPVKPPPPPPKPYKLPSFRLLAKPNNGGKAGDQKDYMQTARKLEATLESFGVRAKVLEVVRGPAVTRYEIQPDIGVKVSRIVSLTDDIALALAAKDIRMEAPIPGKSAIGIEVPNGEVSVVTMREVMETATFQDAESKVTIAFGRDISGQTIIGNLARMPHLLVAGATGSGKSVCINGIITSILYKAKPDEVKFLMVDPKMVELNVYNGIPHLLAPVVTDPKRASLALKKIVVEMEKRYELFSKSGTRNVEGYNNLMKDNPAAVLPYIVVIVDELADLMMVAAGDVEDAIARLAQMARAAGIHLIIATQRPSVDVITGVIKANIPSRIAFGVSSQVDSRTILDMGGAEKLLGRGDMLFMPMGASKPVRVQGAFMSDEEVENIVNYVRGQGEAQYDESLVPEVDDSIQAEDEVQDELYEKAVQIILEAKQASVSLLQRRMRVGYTRAARLIDSMESRGVIGPYEGSKPREVLVSLEEYQQNKISS